One genomic region from Rosa rugosa chromosome 1, drRosRugo1.1, whole genome shotgun sequence encodes:
- the LOC133724667 gene encoding uncharacterized protein LOC133724667, translating into MGIPLELSSLSCGLRIIQAKNIEFIKTTGNLFVRYYLSAGDSKKIRLNTREISTKSDHIWNESISLECNGSDSFVRETVVFELRWRNTVPVFGRIGGSQLLGRAEVPWKEVLESPNMELDKWVTMVPRSTSGRALEGVKPPKLQVSIKVGVQAEVGMEKRRQRRTKKWDECGCEDGHGYGCTCSDYEIFALAALLEAL; encoded by the coding sequence ATGGGTATTCCATTAGAGCTTTCTTCTCTTAGCTGTGGACTGAGAATCATACAAGCCAAAAACATAGAGTTCATCAAGACCACGGGAAACCTGTTCGTTAGATACTATCTTTCTGCAGGGGACAGCAAAAAAATTAGGCTGAACACTCGAGAAATCTCCACCAAGTCTGACCACATCTGGAACGAGTCCATTTCCTTGGAGTGTAATGGAAGCGACAGCTTTGTGCGAGAAACTGTGGTTTTTGAGCTCCGGTGGAGGAACACCGTGCCTGTTTTTGGAAGAATTGGGGGATCACAACTACTGGGCAGGGCAGAGGTCCCATGGAAAGAAGTGCTCGAGTCACCAAACATGGAATTGGACAAGTGGGTCACGATGGTTCCAAGAAGTACTAGTGGCCGTGCTCTTGAAGGAGTCAAACCGCCTAAACTACAGGTATCGATCAAAGTTGGAGTCCAAGCAGAAGTGGGAATGGAGAAAAGGAGGCAGAGAAGGACGAAGAAGTGGGATGAGTGTGGTTGCGAAGATGGTCACGGTTATGGTTGCACATGTTCTGATTACGAAATTTTTGCACTAGCAGCTTTGCTAGAGGCTCTTTAG
- the LOC133724782 gene encoding two-pore potassium channel 5-like, producing the protein MAVMRDLKPKMAQVPKPQSEISSIIRPAVLLLVMYLSLGVVIYSFNRDKFSGTETHPVIDALYFCIVTMCTIGYGDIAPETPLAKVFSCVSVLVGFGFGFIDILHSGVVNYVLDLQENIILTGIQMSHHHHHDYVSTICSAADVIAVSPSSEPISTSYYFGFLLL; encoded by the coding sequence ATGGCTGTCATGCGTGACCTGAAGCCAAAGATGGCCCAGGTCCCCAAGCCACAGTCCGAGATCAGCTCCATCATCAGACCAGCTGTGTTGTTACTTGTCATGTATCTTTCTCTCGGTGTTGTAATATACTCTTTCAACAGGGACAAGTTCTCCGGTACGGAAACCCACCCCGTGATTGACGCCCTCTACTTTTGTATAGTCACTATGTGCACGATTGGGTACGGCGACATTGCTCCGGAAACGCCGCTGGCTAAGGTGTTTTCGTGTGTGTCTGTGTTGGtggggtttgggtttgggtttattgACATCTTGCACAGTGGGGTGGTCAATTATGTGCTGGACTTGCAAGAGAACATAATCTTGACCGGAATCCAAATGagtcatcaccaccaccacgacTACGTCTCCACCATCTGCTCTGCCGCCGACGTCATCGCGGTCTCACCTTCATCGGAACCAATCTCAACTTCTTATTACTTTGGGTTCTTATTACTCTAG